A window of the Nocardia sp. NBC_01329 genome harbors these coding sequences:
- a CDS encoding mechanosensitive ion channel family protein, with translation MAIDFQQGFSDAWSSIATFVPKLLGFLVILLIGWIIAKVVEKIVDKILERVGFDRLVERGGIQRMLSRSKYDASDLLGKLAFYAILLIALQMGFGVFGPNPVSNLINGIVAWLPRAAVAILIVVVAGAIAHAVSDLVRNALGGLSYGPMIGRIAAVFIWGIGIVAALNQIGVATTVTTPVLIAVLATLGGILVVGVGGGLVRPMQQRWESWLTGLEEEMPAVRGHAEAYQRGREDASRERQRTGAQQTGRGQAPAGRDPEQWDEPQPARGGGYRGEQGESGGYGQQMSGGEYRQFGNPYRGGQSPYGGPQSPRGGQLPYGDGGRSPFGDGGQPPYGDAGQPPYGGGEPRHLR, from the coding sequence TTGGCAATCGATTTCCAGCAGGGTTTCTCTGACGCGTGGAGTTCGATCGCGACATTCGTACCCAAGCTCCTCGGCTTCCTGGTCATCCTGCTCATCGGCTGGATCATCGCCAAAGTGGTCGAGAAGATCGTCGACAAGATCCTCGAACGAGTAGGTTTCGATCGGCTCGTCGAGCGGGGCGGAATCCAGCGGATGCTGTCGCGCAGTAAGTACGACGCTTCGGATCTTCTCGGAAAGCTGGCCTTCTACGCGATTCTGCTGATCGCGCTGCAGATGGGCTTCGGGGTCTTCGGGCCCAACCCGGTCAGCAATTTGATCAACGGGATCGTCGCCTGGCTGCCCAGGGCGGCGGTGGCCATTCTGATCGTGGTGGTCGCGGGCGCTATCGCGCACGCGGTCAGCGATCTGGTGCGCAACGCGCTCGGCGGACTGAGCTACGGCCCGATGATCGGCCGGATCGCCGCGGTCTTCATCTGGGGTATCGGTATCGTCGCCGCGCTGAACCAGATCGGTGTGGCTACCACAGTCACCACGCCCGTCCTCATCGCGGTTCTGGCGACACTGGGCGGCATTCTGGTGGTCGGTGTCGGCGGTGGTCTGGTGCGGCCGATGCAGCAGCGCTGGGAGTCCTGGCTGACCGGGCTCGAAGAGGAGATGCCGGCGGTGCGTGGTCATGCCGAGGCCTACCAGCGCGGCCGCGAGGACGCGTCGCGGGAGCGGCAGCGGACGGGTGCGCAGCAGACGGGGCGTGGACAGGCACCTGCCGGTCGCGATCCGGAACAGTGGGACGAACCCCAGCCCGCCCGCGGGGGCGGTTACCGGGGCGAACAGGGCGAATCCGGTGGTTACGGGCAGCAGATGTCCGGCGGTGAGTACCGCCAGTTCGGCAACCCCTACCGTGGCGGTCAGTCGCCCTACGGTGGCCCGCAGTCACCCCGCGGCGGGCAGTTGCCCTACGGCGACGGCGGTCGGTCGCCGTTCGGCGATGGTGGTCAGCCGCCCTACGGCGATGCTGGTCAGCCGCCCTACGGCGGCGGTGAACCGCGCCACCTGCGCTGA
- a CDS encoding DUF6401 family natural product biosynthesis protein: protein MFALVPRLFEVSARRYLEGIHRTHGAPAFAAATASPGLSAELDQHAAAVRDILDLGVTTAGRVSPAVLLAGYMRGLLEDRTTPLTGPADWACAEWLHLRLAGTCLQAGLQDR, encoded by the coding sequence ATGTTCGCCCTGGTTCCCCGCTTGTTCGAAGTCTCCGCCCGCCGTTATCTGGAGGGCATCCACCGGACCCACGGGGCGCCGGCGTTCGCCGCTGCCACCGCATCGCCGGGGCTGTCCGCGGAGCTCGACCAGCATGCCGCCGCCGTACGCGACATCCTCGACCTCGGAGTGACGACGGCGGGCCGGGTCTCCCCGGCCGTGCTGCTGGCCGGGTACATGCGCGGGCTGCTCGAGGACCGGACCACTCCCCTCACCGGACCCGCGGATTGGGCATGCGCCGAATGGCTGCATCTGCGGCTGGCCGGAACCTGTCTGCAGGCGGGTCTTCAGGACCGATGA